DNA from Fusobacterium perfoetens:
AGAAATATTTAATTCTTTATTAACAATTATATCATTTGAAGAGATCTCTATTTTTTTAGAATTGTTTAACTTTTCTAAAGATTTATCAAATGATATTTTTTGTAAATATTCTTTTTTTAGTTGTTTTTTAGATTCATTATTAGAAACTAAAGATACTATTTTTTGCTTGTTAAAATTTCTTAGTTTTATTCCCCCGAAGCAAGTTAAAGAAATTCCAATAGTGATTATAAAAAAATAAATCAACTTAGTTCCATTATTTTTCAATATTTTTAGTTCTTTCATTATATTTTTCCCCTTTATTTACTAAATAACTTTTTTATTCTTCAAATTCTTTTTCTTTTAAAAACTCTATGATTTTGTCAACAGCCTCATCAATATTTTCATAATGAATATTTAAGTCATATTGATGTTTTCCAATACCGATATCGTAAAGAGGGTCGTAATATTCTTTCATTAGAACCTCACTAAGTTCAGCGATTTTTCCCTCCATAAGCATCGCATGATATCTTTTATATCTTTCTTTACTTATATATCTAGCTACTTTTAAAAGACATTCTTCTAAACTTTCAATAGAGGCATTAGAATAATCTTCCATTATTATTTTTACTCTATTTTCCATAGTTGTACTTACAAAAATATGAAGTCCATTAATAATAGAGTCATAAATACATTCAGGAACATAAATATCTCCTATTCTTTTACTTTCGCTTTCAACTAAGAAATATTTTTTTTCATTTTTTATAACAGCATCAAAAATTTCTCCATCAAATCTTTTTTGGCTTTGTTTTCTCTCTTCACATAAAGCTCCAAAGAAAGATCCTTTGTGGTCAGCCATTTTTTCAAGATTAAGAACAGAGTATCCTTTTTCTTGTAATTTTTCAAGAATTTTGGTTTTTCCCTCTCCTGTTCTTCCGTGGATAACAATATATTTTATATCTTTATTTCTCTCTTCAATAGTGTTTAAAATAAATTGTCTATATGCTTTATATCCACCTTGAAGTTTAAAAGTTTTATATCCAAGACTATTAAAAAGCACCTCTAAAGTCGTACTTCTCATACCACCTCTAGCACAATAAAATACAAGTTTATCATATTGTTTTGAAAGCTCATTAATTTCTTTGAATATTATAGGCAATCTTTTTGAAATTTTTTCAATTCCAATTTCCTTGGCTTTTTCTTTGGAAACTCTTACATAGGCAGTACCAACTTCAGCTCTCTCGTCATCAAGAAGAGATGGAATATTGATAGCTCCAGGGATTGGTTCTTCTTTAAATTCTTTAGGACTTCTAACATCTATTAAAATATAGTTTTTTAATTTTAAAATATCTTCAAAATGGATCTCTCTCATATATACCTCACCTTTCTGATTTATATTTTATTATAAACCAAAATCTAAAGAATATCAAATAAATAATGAAAATAACTATTGCCAAAGTCTATTTTATGGGGTACAATGTAGAGTGGACTAAAAATATACCACGACCAATAATTATTTTTTATGCAAAGTATATAAAAAATAAATAAAAAATATTAGAACAAAATTTAGAAATTTGCTATAATAAATTTGTTGATAAAAAATATTATTTTTTAATCAAAAAACGATTATTAATTATTCTAAATTTCTAAAAAATGGAAAGCGTTGAGGAGGTTACACTATGGCTACAAAAACTTATTACAAAACAGAAGAAATAGGGGCTAATAAACCTGGATTTTCAAGAACACGTTCTATAATTGAAGCTGCTTTTTATGGAAACAACGTAACAAAAGTTACAACATTAAAAGAAGCATACAAACTAGCTAAAGCTTCACCGGGAACAATAGTTACAGATATTCCTGTTTATAAAGGTGAAGAATTTGGATTAGAGCCAGATACAAAAGTTTTACTATTCAACGATGGACCTATAACAGGACGTTTCGCTGCTGCTAGAAGAATAGTAGGAGACCCAGATATAGATAAAGCAAGACTTGATAAAACTTTGATGAATGCTGTTTATTATACAAGATTCAAAAAACTTTATCATGCAGAAGTTTATATTGGACTTAACCCAGAATTTATGGTAAAAGCTCACCTTTTAATTCCTGAAGGAGACGAAAATATCATGTATTCTTGGATGTTGAACTTCCAATATTTATCAATAGAATATTTAAAAATGTATAAAAATTCAAGAGTTCTTCCAAAAGAATCTGACATCTATATTTTCTCAGATCCATTCTGGAAAGGAACTAGATATGTAGAAGCAGCTGACCCAGAATATTTAACATATTTTGATCCAGAAAATAACTGTGCTGCAATCTTAGGAATGAAATATTTCGGAGAATTTAAAAAAGGAACTTTAACTTTAGCTTGGGCTATTGCTAACCGTCAAGGATATGTATCTTGTCATGGTGGACAAAAGAAATATACATTAAAAGATGGAAGAAATTATGTAGCATCATTCTTTGGATTATCTGGAACAGGAAAATCTACATTAACTCATGCAAAACATAATGGAAAATATGATGTAACAATTCTTCATGATGATGCTTTTATTATAAATACAGAAACTTGTTCATCAATAGCTTTAGAGCCAACATATTTTGATAAAACAAATGACTATCCAGCAGGAAGTCCTGACAATAAATATCTATTAACAGTTCAAAACTGTTCTGCAACTTTAGATGAAAATGGAAAAGTTGTAATAGTTACTGAAGATATACGTAACGGAAATGGAAGAGCTATTAAATCTAAACTTTGGTCACCTAACCGTGTAGATAAAATAGAAGAACCAGTAAATGCAATATTCTGGTTGATGAAAGACCCAACACTTCCACCAGTAGTAAAATTAAAAGGAGCATCTCTTGCATCAGTTATGGGAGCTACTCTTGCTACTAAGAGAAGTAGTGCTGAAAGACTTGCTCACGGAGTTGACCCTAACGCTCTAGTAGTAGAACCATATGCAAACCCATTTAGAACTCATCCACTATCAGATGACTATAATAAATTTAAAAAATTAGTTGGAGATAAAAATGTTGAGTGTTATATTTTAAATACTGGAGAATTTATGGGTAAAAAAGTTCAACCTAAAGATACTCTAGGAATACTTGAAAAAATAGTTGATAGAGAAGCAGAATTTAAACCTTGGGGACCATTCTCTGATATAGAAATTCTTGAGTGGGAAGGATTTGTACCTAATTTAGAAGATCCAGAATATCTAGATGCTCTAAAAAATAGAATGAAAGATAGACTTGAATTTGTAAAATCAAGAGAAACATTTAAAGGTGGAAGAGATAGACTTCCTGAAGATGCTTTTGAAGCAATAGAAAAAGTTGTTAAAGAAATAAATGCTCTATAATATAAAAATAGCCTGACTTACATAACGTAGGTCAGGTTTTTTTAAAATATATTACAAAATTCTTCAATATTTTCTATTTTATTTGTAAAAAAATAAATAATGCTAACATTACATTGAGGAAGAGTTATTGAAAAATAATGGTCTTTCCAATAGAAAAAATCAAAGTTTTTTTGTTTAGGTTCTGATATTATAAGTGAATTTGTAGTTGCAGGCAAATCAAATAAATCATAAAAGAAATTTTTAGGATTATTTTTCGGTTTATCCCAAAGTCCAATATTTGATTTTGACTTAGTATTTCTATGGCAAGCTTTTTCCACTCCAAAAATCTTAAACTTAAAATCTAGATATTTTATCCAAAATATAATATCCTCTTTTTCAGAGATAGTAAAATTTTTGTTTTCTTTTTTTAAAATCTCTCTTATATGGTGTTCAAAATTTCCAAGTACAGAGGAGTTACAAGTCTTGCAACATGGAAGATAAGAAAGACGATAAGAATACAGAGTATCCTCTGGAGATATAAAAAAAGATTTTTTTACATCATTTTCAAAAACCCATTTAGGTAAAAGATGTTCTTTTGTGATATTTTTGTTAGTACCACAGATAATACAACATTCCTTTCCATAATCTGAGATTTCAAAGTTTTTTTCTATTGATTGTAATAATGTTAAGATAGTCTGATTCATAATTCCTCTTTTTAGCATTTTCTTAAATTTTATAATATAAATTAAAAAAAATCAATAGAATATTTTTATAAAAAAAGCACCCAACTCTCTAAAGAATGGGTGCAGATAAATTATGCTTCTTCTTGTTCTATTTTCATTTGGATATAGTCGTCATAGCTCATTAGTTTGTCAACTATAGTTCCATCTGGTAATATTTCTATAATTCTATTAGCAACAGTTTGAATAAATTCGTGGTCGTGTCCAGCAAAAACTATTGTTCCAGGGAATTTTATTAAAGCTTTGTTTAGAGATGTAATTGATTCAAGGTCTAAGTGGTCTGTTGGGTTATCAAATAATAAAGCGTTTGCTCCAGACATCATCATTCTTGATAACATACATCTTACTTTTTCTCCCCCTGATAAAACTTTAGCTTTCTTTAAAGATTCTTCTCCAGTGAATAACATTCTTCCTAAGAATCCTCTTACATAAGAATCGTGTTGATCAGGTGAGTATGGTCTTAACCATTCAACAAGGTCTAAATCTACTCCCTCGAAGAAAGCAGAGTTATCTTTTGGCATATAAGCGTGAGTTACTGTAACTCCCCAAGTAACACTTCCAGTATCTGGTTCTAAATCTCCAGCTAAAACTGATAAAAGAGTTGTTTTTAATATATCATTGTCAGATATAATAACTACTTTATCTCCAGTGTTGATTGTGAAAGAAAGATTTTTGAAAATTTCAACACCATTTATTGATTTAGAAAGATTTTCAACTTTTAACATATTGTTTCCAGCTTCTCTATCTGGTTTAAACTCGATAAATGGATATTTTCTATTTGATACTTGCATATCTTCAAGTTGTAATTTTTCAAGTTGTTTCTTTCTTGAAGTAGCTTGTTTAGATTTTGCAGCGTTAGCAGAGAATCTAGCAATAAATTCTTGAAGTTCTTGTCTTTTTTGTTCAAGTTTTTTGTTTTTGTTAGCTATTAAACTTAACATAAGTTGGCTTGATTCATACCAGAAATCATAGTTTCCAACGAACATTTTAATTTTTCCATAGTCTATATCAGCAATGTGAGTACAAACTTTATTTAAGAAGTGTCTATCGTGAGATACAACTATAACGGTAGTATCATCTAAATCCATTAAGAAATTTTCTAACCAAGCCACAGCTTTAATATCAAGTCCGTTAGTAGGCTCGTCAAGAAGTAATACATCTGGGTGTCCAAATAATGCTTGAGCAAGTAAAACTTTAACTTTTAAAGGTTCTTCTAAATCTCTCATATAAGATTCGTGAAGATTAGCTTTTATTCCAAGTCCAGTAAGTAAAGTAGCAGCCTCTGATTCAGCGTCCCAACCATTTAATTCTGCAAACTCTCCTTCAAGGTCAGCAGCTCTCATTCCATCTTCTTCAGTAAAATCTTCTTTTGCATAGATAGCGTTTTTCTCAACTATAATATCCCATAATCTTTTATGTCCCATAAGAACAACATCTAAAACTTTTGAATCTTCAAAAGCAAAGTGGTTTTGAGATAAAACAGCCATTCTTTTATTTTTGTCTAAGATAACTTCTCCCTCAGTTGGAGTGATTACTCCAGAAAGAATTTTAACAAAAGTAGATTTACCAGCACCGTTAGCTCCAATTAATCCGTAGCAATTTCCAGGTGTGAATTTTATGTTAACATCTTCAAAAAGTTTCTTGTCTGGAAATCTCATTGTTAGATTACTTGTAGAAATCATTTATAATTTTCCTCCTAATAAAAATTTAATCATTCGCTCTATTATAACATAAAGAATAAAAAAAACAAAATATATTTTGTCAAAAATAAAAAAAATCTTGATGATATTTAAAAATAATGGTATCATATAAACCTATGAAAAATATAAAATTTGAAGAGGAATTATGGTAAATATACTAACACCTTTAAAAATAAAAAATATAGAGATTAAAAATAGAGTTGTTCTTCCACCTCTTGTAAGATTTTCTATGATAGAAGATGACGGATATGTAACAGAAAAACTTCTTAAGTGGTACGAAAGTATCGCCCAAGATGGTGTAGGAATGATAATAGTTGAGGCTACCTGTGTAAGTTCTGACGGAAAACTTAGAGATAATCAACTTGGTATTTGGGACGATTCTTTTATAGAAGGACTTAGCAAAATAGCCGAAATTGGTAAAAAATATAAAATCCCTATGCTTATTCAAATTCATCACGCTGGTTTTGGAAAAAATATAAAAGATGTTGATGAAAAAATCCTTGATGATATTTTGGAAAAATTTGTTGAGGCTTTTGTAAGAGCTAAAAAAGCAGGTTTTGACGGAATAGAAATCCACGGGGCTCACACTTATCTTTTATCACAGCTTAACTCAAGACTTTGGAACACAAGAGATGATAAATATGGTGGAGATTTTCAAAGAAGAATGTATTTCAATAAAACTTTGATTGAAAGGACTAAGTATCTTTTCGATGATAATTTTATTCTTGGGTACAGACTTGGAGGAAATGAGCCAACAATAGAGGATAGCACTGAGATAGCAAAATATCTTGAAAGTTTGGGATTAGATTTAATTCATATTTCAAGTGGAATACCAGAAGAGAGATTTAGACAAGCTGCCAAAATAGATAATTTTCCAGAAAATTATCCAGAAGAAAAAGATTTTAATCTTGATTGGGTAATATATATGGGGGTAGAGATAAAAAAACATCTTCATATACCTGTTATCGGAGTGAGAAATATAAGGACAGAGGAACAAGTGAGCTATCTTGTAGAAAATAATCTTTTGGATATGGTAGCAGTAGGTAGAGCAATGATATTTACAAATCATTGGATGAGAAAAGCAAGAAAATCATATTTAAAGAGGGTAGAAAATGACACCAAATAGTATAGATATTTTTTGTGATGTAATAGATAACTTTGGAGATATTGGAGTAGTTTACCGTTTTGCCAAAGAGATGAAAATATTATACAGTGATGCAAGAATAAGAGTTATTCTTAACAAACTTGATGAACTTGTAAAAATAAATAAAGAGGCAGAAAAAGTAAATATCCAAGATATTAACGGAGTAACATATATATATGAAGATTTTTTCAAAAAAAACTTTTCTCAGTTTGGAGTTTCTGATATAATGATTGAGGCTTTTGGTTGCAATATCTTTGACGAGTATGTAGACGAGGCAAAAGAGAAATCAAAACTTTGGATAAATCTTGAATATCTTTCAGGAGAAAAATGGGTAGAAGATTTTCATCTTAACCAGTCTTTGATAAACTCTAAAACTTTAAAAAAGATTTTCTATATGCCAGGATTTTCTAAAAAAAGTGGTGGGGTCTTAATAGATTCTGAATTTTTAAAAAATAAAGAATATGGTTTAAATCATAGAGATGAGGTTTTAAAAGAATATTTTTCTGATATAGATTTTGAAGGAAAACTAGTTGGAACAGTATTTTCATATGAGAAAAATTTTGAAAATCTTTTGGATACTTTAAATCAACAAGAAAAAGAAACAGTTCTTATTCTTATGGGAGAGAAAACTCAAAATAGTTTTAAAAAATTTTTTGAAAAAAATTCATCAGGGGACTATATAAATTTTAAGAAATATGATAAAATATATCTGTATAATGCCAAATTCTTTTCACAAGAAGAATATGACAGGATTATACCAGCTGTGGATTTTAACTTTACGAGAGGAGAAGACTCAATAGTTAGAGCAATAACAGTAGGTAAACCTTTCTTGTGGCATATATATCTTCAAGATGATAAAGTTCATATGACAAAACTTAGAGCTTTCTTAGATAGATTTTTAGAAAGTGTTACTCTAAATAATGAAGAAAGACAAGTTATAAAAAAATATTTTAAACTTTTGGAAGATTATAATGATAGAAGTTCGAATTCTTTTGAAAAAGGGAAAGAGGATTATAGAGTTTTCTTTGAGAAGTTTGATATTATAAATAAAGTTTGCAAAGAATACAGTGAGTTTTTAATAAACAACTGCAATTTAACAAAAAAATTATATAAATATATAAAAGAAATTTAAAGGGGGACAAAATGAAATTTGCTCAAGAATTAAGACAAGGATCAACTATCAAAATAGGAAATGATCCATTTATCGTATTAAAGGCAGAGTACAACAAATCTGGAAGAAATGCTGCGGTAATGAAATTAAAAATGAAAAACTTAATAGCTGGAAACATCGTGGATACTGTTTTAAAAGCTGACGAAAAAATGGACGATATCAGATTAGATAAAGTTAAATGTATCTATTCTTACAACGATGGAACTAACTATATCTTCTCTAACCCAGAAACTTGGGATCAAATCGAATTATCAGCTGAAGATTTAGGAAACGCTTTAAACTACTTAGAAGAAGAAATGGAAGTTGAAGTTGTTTACTACGAATCTACTCCAGTTGCAGTAGAATTACCTACATTTGTTGAAAGACAAATCGAATACACAGAACCAGGATTAAGAGGAGATACTACTGGTAAAGTATTAAAACCAGCTAAATTAAACACTGGATTTGAAGTACAAGTTCCTTTATTCGTTGAACAAGGTGAATGGATTAAAATAGACACTAGAACTGACGAATATGTTGAAAGAATCAAAAAATAGTTTATAAATTTTTAAGGCTCGGAATTTCCGAGCCTTTTTTCTATATTATGATTATTGATTATAAAATTTCTCTACCCTCAAGAGCTTTTGCTATAGTGGCATTATCGGCGTACTCAATATTTCCTCCCATAGGAATACCGCTAGCAAGTTTTGATACAGTAACTCCAAAAGGTTTTAAAAGTTTTGTAAGATATAAAACAGTAGTTTCTCCCTCTAAATCAGAACTTAGAGCAAAAATAACTTCTTTTATATCATCAGTTGTAATTCTCTCCAAAAGAGATTTTATATTAAGTTTATCTGGTGTAACTCCATCAAGAGGAGCAATTTTTCCATTTAATATATGATAAACTCCGTTAAATTTTCCAGTTTTTTCAAGATTTATAATATCTCTTGAATCTTCCACCACACAGATAGTTTTGTGATCCCTTGTATTATCATCACAAATATCACAAGTATCATTTTCACTAAAGTTTCCACATACTTTACATTTTTTTACAAGAGTTTTGCAATCTTTTAGAGCTTTGGCAAAATCTTCAACAGTTTTTTCATCGGAGTTCATTATATAAAAAGCAAGACGTGTAGCCGATTTTCTTCCAATCCCGGGAAGTTTATTAAATTCATCTATTAAAATTTCTAAATGTTTTGCACTCATTTTTATCCTTTCATAAATTTAAAAATAAAATATAATTTTCTTACATTTTATAATAGAAAAAAAATTTTTGCAATTTAATTATTGGAGAAACCACTATATATTGAAAAAATGTGAATTTTATGATAAGATAATGGAAAGAGAAAGAAGTAATTAGTATAAATGTTTTAGGAGGAAAGATGGGATTTTTTGATAAACTTTTTGGTAGAAAAAAGAAAGAGGAAAAAGAAGAGATAATTGAGCAAAAAGAAGAGGTAGTTGAAAAAGTTTCTGAAGAATCTCAAATTAAAGAAGAAGTTTTAGTTGAAGAGGAGAAGGTTGTTGTTCAACCAGAGCCTACACCAGAAGTAGTAACTAAAGAAGAAATTAATATAGATGAAGAAAAAAAATCTGACGAGAAAGAAGGAAATTCTTTAGTTAAAGAGAATATTCAAGAAAGAGTAGAAGTTATTGAAGCACCGAAAAAAGAAGTGGAAGCAACTGAGAAGAAAGGTTTCTTTACAAGTCTAAAAGAAAAACTATTTAGAACTAGAGAGGGACTTTTCAAAAAGATAAAAAACATCTTTTCTGGAAGAACTACTATTGATGCAGACCTTTATGAAGAATTAGAGGAACTTTTAATCCAATCTGATATTGGATTTGATATGACTGTAAAAATTGTTAGTGCTTTAGAAAAAGAAGTTGGAAAAAGAGGAATAACTAATCCAGAAGATATATATGAAGTTTTAAAAGATGTAATGACAAAATTCTTAATTACAGAAGGGAATGAACTTGATATAGTTGATGGAGAGTTAAATGTAATCTTAGTTGTTGGGGTAAATGGTGTTGGAAAAACAACTACTATTGGAAAATTAGCCAAAAAATACAAATCTCAAGGAAAAAAAGTTATAGTTGGAGCTGCAGATACATTCAGAGCTGCTGCAATCGAACAGCTTGAAGAATGGGGACAAAGAGCAGGAGTAGAAATAGTAAAGAAAGAACAGGGAAGTGATCCAGGAGCAGTTGTATTTGACGCTATCCAAGTAGCTCAAGATAAGAAAGCTGATCTACTAATAATAGATACTGCTGGAAGATTACATAACAAAAGCAATCTTATGAAAGAGCTAGAAAAAATCAATAACATAATTCAAAAGAAATTAGGACATACTAGATATGAGTCTATCTTAGTAATAGACGGAACTACTGGTCAAAACGGACTTTCACAGGCAAAAATATTTAACGAAGTTACAAAACTAACTGGATTTATCGTTACAAAACTTGATGGTACTGCAAAAGGTGGAATAGTTTTCAGTATTTCTGAAGAGATAAAAAAACCTATAAAGTACATTGGAGTTGGAGAAAAAATCGAAGATCTAAGGGAGTTTAATGTAAAAGACTACATCGATGCAATATTTGATTAAAAATTTTTTTAGAAATTACAATAATAGTTAACAAAAAAATAAAAAAATGTTGTAAATAGTCGGAAAATTTGTTAATATATATGTGAAAGATTTTATGATGTGTTTAATACTGTTTAACAGTAAAATATCAAAAATAAGTTAAAGTGAACCTTAAGGAGGACTAAAAGTGAGTTTTTTAGGAAAAGTAAGAAAAAGAGCTTTACAAGCTTATAGTAGAATCGTTCTACCAGAAGCAACAGATGAAAGAGTATTAAGAGCAACAGCTGAAATTTTAAAAGAAAAATTAGCACGTCCGGTATTAATTGGAAATCCAGAAAAAATAGCTTTAGACGCTAAAGCTTATGAAATTTCTTTAGAAGGAGCTAAAATAGTAGATCCAGCTAACTTCGAAAGAATGGACGAATATGCTCATAAATTCGCTGAAATGAGAGCTAAAAAAGGAATGACTTTTGAAAAAGCTAAAGAAATATTAACAACAGATGTAAACTTTTTAGGAGCTATGCTTGTAAAAATGGGAGATGCTGACGGAATGGTATCAGGATCTTTATCTCCAACAGCTAACGTATTAAGAGCTGGAATCCAAGTTATAGGAACTAAACCAGGAGTAAAAACAGTTTCTTCTGTATTCGTAATGGAATTAACTCAAAAACAAGATTTATTCGGAAGCGTATTATTATTTGGAGACTGTTCAGTAATTCCA
Protein-coding regions in this window:
- a CDS encoding NADH:flavin oxidoreductase gives rise to the protein MVNILTPLKIKNIEIKNRVVLPPLVRFSMIEDDGYVTEKLLKWYESIAQDGVGMIIVEATCVSSDGKLRDNQLGIWDDSFIEGLSKIAEIGKKYKIPMLIQIHHAGFGKNIKDVDEKILDDILEKFVEAFVRAKKAGFDGIEIHGAHTYLLSQLNSRLWNTRDDKYGGDFQRRMYFNKTLIERTKYLFDDNFILGYRLGGNEPTIEDSTEIAKYLESLGLDLIHISSGIPEERFRQAAKIDNFPENYPEEKDFNLDWVIYMGVEIKKHLHIPVIGVRNIRTEEQVSYLVENNLLDMVAVGRAMIFTNHWMRKARKSYLKRVENDTK
- a CDS encoding phosphoenolpyruvate carboxykinase (ATP) encodes the protein MATKTYYKTEEIGANKPGFSRTRSIIEAAFYGNNVTKVTTLKEAYKLAKASPGTIVTDIPVYKGEEFGLEPDTKVLLFNDGPITGRFAAARRIVGDPDIDKARLDKTLMNAVYYTRFKKLYHAEVYIGLNPEFMVKAHLLIPEGDENIMYSWMLNFQYLSIEYLKMYKNSRVLPKESDIYIFSDPFWKGTRYVEAADPEYLTYFDPENNCAAILGMKYFGEFKKGTLTLAWAIANRQGYVSCHGGQKKYTLKDGRNYVASFFGLSGTGKSTLTHAKHNGKYDVTILHDDAFIINTETCSSIALEPTYFDKTNDYPAGSPDNKYLLTVQNCSATLDENGKVVIVTEDIRNGNGRAIKSKLWSPNRVDKIEEPVNAIFWLMKDPTLPPVVKLKGASLASVMGATLATKRSSAERLAHGVDPNALVVEPYANPFRTHPLSDDYNKFKKLVGDKNVECYILNTGEFMGKKVQPKDTLGILEKIVDREAEFKPWGPFSDIEILEWEGFVPNLEDPEYLDALKNRMKDRLEFVKSRETFKGGRDRLPEDAFEAIEKVVKEINAL
- the earP gene encoding elongation factor P maturation arginine rhamnosyltransferase EarP; translation: MTPNSIDIFCDVIDNFGDIGVVYRFAKEMKILYSDARIRVILNKLDELVKINKEAEKVNIQDINGVTYIYEDFFKKNFSQFGVSDIMIEAFGCNIFDEYVDEAKEKSKLWINLEYLSGEKWVEDFHLNQSLINSKTLKKIFYMPGFSKKSGGVLIDSEFLKNKEYGLNHRDEVLKEYFSDIDFEGKLVGTVFSYEKNFENLLDTLNQQEKETVLILMGEKTQNSFKKFFEKNSSGDYINFKKYDKIYLYNAKFFSQEEYDRIIPAVDFNFTRGEDSIVRAITVGKPFLWHIYLQDDKVHMTKLRAFLDRFLESVTLNNEERQVIKKYFKLLEDYNDRSSNSFEKGKEDYRVFFEKFDIINKVCKEYSEFLINNCNLTKKLYKYIKEI
- a CDS encoding ABC-F family ATP-binding cassette domain-containing protein, giving the protein MISTSNLTMRFPDKKLFEDVNIKFTPGNCYGLIGANGAGKSTFVKILSGVITPTEGEVILDKNKRMAVLSQNHFAFEDSKVLDVVLMGHKRLWDIIVEKNAIYAKEDFTEEDGMRAADLEGEFAELNGWDAESEAATLLTGLGIKANLHESYMRDLEEPLKVKVLLAQALFGHPDVLLLDEPTNGLDIKAVAWLENFLMDLDDTTVIVVSHDRHFLNKVCTHIADIDYGKIKMFVGNYDFWYESSQLMLSLIANKNKKLEQKRQELQEFIARFSANAAKSKQATSRKKQLEKLQLEDMQVSNRKYPFIEFKPDREAGNNMLKVENLSKSINGVEIFKNLSFTINTGDKVVIISDNDILKTTLLSVLAGDLEPDTGSVTWGVTVTHAYMPKDNSAFFEGVDLDLVEWLRPYSPDQHDSYVRGFLGRMLFTGEESLKKAKVLSGGEKVRCMLSRMMMSGANALLFDNPTDHLDLESITSLNKALIKFPGTIVFAGHDHEFIQTVANRIIEILPDGTIVDKLMSYDDYIQMKIEQEEA
- the efp gene encoding elongation factor P produces the protein MKFAQELRQGSTIKIGNDPFIVLKAEYNKSGRNAAVMKLKMKNLIAGNIVDTVLKADEKMDDIRLDKVKCIYSYNDGTNYIFSNPETWDQIELSAEDLGNALNYLEEEMEVEVVYYESTPVAVELPTFVERQIEYTEPGLRGDTTGKVLKPAKLNTGFEVQVPLFVEQGEWIKIDTRTDEYVERIKK
- the mnmH gene encoding tRNA 2-selenouridine(34) synthase MnmH, which encodes MREIHFEDILKLKNYILIDVRSPKEFKEEPIPGAINIPSLLDDERAEVGTAYVRVSKEKAKEIGIEKISKRLPIIFKEINELSKQYDKLVFYCARGGMRSTTLEVLFNSLGYKTFKLQGGYKAYRQFILNTIEERNKDIKYIVIHGRTGEGKTKILEKLQEKGYSVLNLEKMADHKGSFFGALCEERKQSQKRFDGEIFDAVIKNEKKYFLVESESKRIGDIYVPECIYDSIINGLHIFVSTTMENRVKIIMEDYSNASIESLEECLLKVARYISKERYKRYHAMLMEGKIAELSEVLMKEYYDPLYDIGIGKHQYDLNIHYENIDEAVDKIIEFLKEKEFEE
- the recR gene encoding recombination mediator RecR, with product MSAKHLEILIDEFNKLPGIGRKSATRLAFYIMNSDEKTVEDFAKALKDCKTLVKKCKVCGNFSENDTCDICDDNTRDHKTICVVEDSRDIINLEKTGKFNGVYHILNGKIAPLDGVTPDKLNIKSLLERITTDDIKEVIFALSSDLEGETTVLYLTKLLKPFGVTVSKLASGIPMGGNIEYADNATIAKALEGREIL
- the ftsY gene encoding signal recognition particle-docking protein FtsY → MGFFDKLFGRKKKEEKEEIIEQKEEVVEKVSEESQIKEEVLVEEEKVVVQPEPTPEVVTKEEINIDEEKKSDEKEGNSLVKENIQERVEVIEAPKKEVEATEKKGFFTSLKEKLFRTREGLFKKIKNIFSGRTTIDADLYEELEELLIQSDIGFDMTVKIVSALEKEVGKRGITNPEDIYEVLKDVMTKFLITEGNELDIVDGELNVILVVGVNGVGKTTTIGKLAKKYKSQGKKVIVGAADTFRAAAIEQLEEWGQRAGVEIVKKEQGSDPGAVVFDAIQVAQDKKADLLIIDTAGRLHNKSNLMKELEKINNIIQKKLGHTRYESILVIDGTTGQNGLSQAKIFNEVTKLTGFIVTKLDGTAKGGIVFSISEEIKKPIKYIGVGEKIEDLREFNVKDYIDAIFD
- the pta gene encoding phosphate acetyltransferase, with the translated sequence MSFLGKVRKRALQAYSRIVLPEATDERVLRATAEILKEKLARPVLIGNPEKIALDAKAYEISLEGAKIVDPANFERMDEYAHKFAEMRAKKGMTFEKAKEILTTDVNFLGAMLVKMGDADGMVSGSLSPTANVLRAGIQVIGTKPGVKTVSSVFVMELTQKQDLFGSVLLFGDCSVIPRPTSEQLADIATSAAETAETIAGINPRVALLTFSTKGSANHECVDLVKNAGAILRERKVGFRFDDELQADAAIVKSIGEIKAPLSDVSGNANVLIFPTLAAGNIGYKLVQRLAGANAYGPIIQGLASPINDLSRGCSAEDIVVLTAVTSAQACAMCGVE